A DNA window from Maribellus comscasis contains the following coding sequences:
- a CDS encoding sulfatase, giving the protein MCKLSQLIIIFFISLFLISNVLFAGNSNPERLPNIVFILADDLGWADLPCYGNTFNEAPNIDKLAEAGMRFTNAYAACPVCSPTRASIQSGQYPARVGVIDFITGHWRPYEEVIVPKNRTQFLPPDIVTLAESVQKAGYKTGYFGKWHLGYEEEQLPGAQGYEEYHVYTGGGFYSPGFIPPLQSKNEKRLSEVLTDLGVDFIEQNQQNPFFLFLAHYDVHVQLDADKDLIEKYLQKDKTDTYPGNAVYASMIEHVDRSVGRVTQKLSELGLDDNTIVIFYSDNGGLIGRFDRIPLLAEGSLETYTNSPLKYVATSNAPLRAEKGTVYEGGIREPLIVKWPGKIESGVVSEAIVSSVDFYPTFLELAGIEKPEQKLDGVSLLSALLKNKFDPERAVFWHYPVYHHDEPAGAVRKGDWKLVQNFVSGKLSLYNLKANISESMDLSELYPEKTQELKALLENWQETVHAEFPVSNPNFDKEKRFEWGIHPDRQ; this is encoded by the coding sequence ATGTGTAAACTGAGCCAACTAATTATAATTTTTTTTATTTCGCTTTTTCTGATCAGCAATGTACTGTTTGCCGGTAATTCCAATCCGGAAAGATTACCCAATATTGTTTTTATTTTGGCCGATGATTTGGGTTGGGCTGATTTGCCTTGTTATGGAAATACATTTAATGAAGCTCCGAATATCGACAAACTTGCTGAGGCGGGAATGCGCTTTACCAACGCATATGCAGCTTGTCCGGTTTGTTCTCCAACGCGAGCAAGTATTCAAAGCGGGCAATACCCTGCCAGAGTAGGAGTAATTGATTTTATTACCGGTCACTGGCGCCCATACGAAGAGGTTATTGTTCCCAAAAACCGAACACAGTTTTTGCCTCCCGATATTGTTACGTTGGCTGAATCGGTGCAAAAAGCAGGGTATAAAACCGGATATTTTGGCAAGTGGCATCTGGGATATGAAGAAGAACAGCTTCCCGGAGCACAAGGGTACGAAGAATATCATGTATATACAGGAGGAGGCTTTTATTCGCCCGGGTTTATTCCGCCTTTACAATCAAAAAATGAAAAACGTTTAAGCGAAGTTTTGACAGATTTGGGTGTTGATTTTATTGAACAAAATCAGCAAAATCCGTTCTTTTTATTTCTGGCGCATTACGATGTTCACGTTCAATTGGATGCGGATAAAGATTTGATTGAGAAATACCTGCAAAAGGATAAAACGGACACTTACCCGGGAAATGCGGTTTATGCTTCGATGATTGAGCATGTGGACAGAAGTGTGGGACGTGTTACACAAAAGTTGTCAGAGTTGGGTTTGGATGACAATACCATTGTAATTTTTTATTCTGATAACGGAGGATTAATTGGCCGTTTTGATCGTATTCCCTTACTTGCAGAGGGAAGTCTTGAAACATATACAAATAGCCCCTTGAAATATGTTGCTACTTCAAATGCACCACTTCGGGCAGAAAAAGGTACGGTTTACGAAGGTGGTATAAGGGAACCGTTGATTGTGAAATGGCCCGGAAAAATTGAATCAGGCGTTGTAAGTGAAGCCATTGTTTCAAGCGTCGATTTTTATCCCACATTTTTGGAATTGGCTGGAATTGAAAAGCCTGAACAAAAGTTGGATGGGGTTTCCCTGCTTTCAGCCTTGCTCAAAAATAAGTTTGATCCTGAACGTGCTGTTTTTTGGCATTACCCCGTTTATCACCATGACGAGCCTGCCGGAGCTGTGCGAAAAGGAGACTGGAAGCTGGTGCAGAATTTTGTGTCAGGGAAGCTGAGTTTATACAATTTAAAAGCCAATATTAGCGAGTCGATGGATTTATCCGAATTATATCCGGAGAAAACCCAGGAGTTGAAAGCTCTTCTGGAGAATTGGCAAGAGACAGTGCATGCTGAATTTCCTGTTTCAAATCCAAACTTCGATAAAGAAAAAAGGTTTGAATGGGGTATTCATCCCGACAGGCAATAA
- a CDS encoding DUF4268 domain-containing protein, whose amino-acid sequence MYSIEEAKKLRLDFWEKFGKRCEIHPLLKGKRKKWLLHRTKIKGVVLRFEIGRKDAKVILELGHRSEDKRLQAYEILERYKTIIENGFEKGLVWEFYHQREDSGQEICRIYVLQENVDLHRQNQWPDIFNFFIENMLLLEENFLAVSDILKEELNHE is encoded by the coding sequence ATGTATTCGATTGAAGAGGCAAAAAAATTACGACTCGATTTCTGGGAAAAATTTGGAAAACGTTGTGAGATTCACCCGCTTTTAAAAGGGAAGCGAAAAAAATGGTTGTTACACCGCACAAAAATAAAGGGTGTTGTTTTACGTTTTGAAATCGGCCGGAAAGATGCCAAAGTTATACTTGAACTGGGCCATCGTAGCGAAGACAAACGTTTACAGGCTTACGAAATTTTAGAACGCTACAAGACCATCATTGAAAATGGTTTTGAAAAAGGATTGGTTTGGGAATTTTACCATCAGCGGGAAGATAGCGGGCAGGAGATTTGCCGTATATATGTCCTGCAGGAAAATGTTGATTTGCACCGTCAAAACCAGTGGCCCGATATTTTTAATTTTTTTATAGAAAATATGTTACTGCTGGAAGAAAATTTTCTGGCTGTAAGTGATATTTTGAAAGAAGAATTAAATCATGAATAG
- a CDS encoding lipocalin family protein gives MKRNLFFLCLSLLFVACSTTKQVRTAQKGLKGDWTLSSVTTDQGNIVSIKTLFNQASPDCFEGSSWSFVSNNNSGTYNFEGANCDNSTHSIKWFMEENGDGVFFLWKFIPEGVKPKNVTAGYKLKLLSESETEFVLAQDASFEGNMMTIYYQFVKGQY, from the coding sequence ATGAAACGAAACTTATTTTTTCTATGTCTTTCTCTTTTATTTGTGGCGTGTAGTACAACAAAACAAGTAAGAACAGCACAGAAAGGACTTAAAGGAGACTGGACTTTGTCTTCAGTCACTACCGACCAGGGCAATATTGTTTCTATTAAAACTTTGTTTAATCAAGCATCTCCTGATTGTTTTGAAGGCAGTAGCTGGAGTTTTGTTAGCAATAACAATTCCGGAACTTATAACTTTGAGGGAGCAAATTGCGACAACTCAACGCATTCAATCAAATGGTTTATGGAAGAAAATGGTGATGGAGTTTTCTTTCTCTGGAAATTTATTCCGGAAGGCGTGAAACCTAAAAATGTAACCGCAGGTTATAAACTGAAATTGCTCTCTGAATCAGAGACAGAATTTGTTCTGGCACAGGATGCTTCATTTGAAGGAAACATGATGACAATTTATTATCAATTTGTCAAAGGCCAATATTAG
- a CDS encoding OmpA family protein encodes MKNITILVLSLFISGIFLNSCKTIQNANSSQKGAGIGVAAGAALGALIGGKDNRAAGALIGAAVGGGAGAVIGRQMDKQAEEIETVMPGAEVVRSEEGIQLILDENADVRFEFNSSDLTSAAQTNLDKLVDVFNKYPDTDILVIGHTDSDGSETYNQTLSEKRAASVLSFLTSNGIANSRLRSVGMGESEPRASNDTKEGKAQNRRVEFTITANEDMINAAKEEAGEK; translated from the coding sequence ATGAAAAATATAACAATTTTGGTTCTCAGTCTTTTTATTTCAGGCATTTTTTTGAATAGTTGTAAAACCATACAAAATGCAAACAGTTCACAGAAAGGAGCTGGGATAGGAGTTGCTGCAGGTGCTGCGCTGGGAGCATTAATAGGAGGAAAAGACAACAGGGCGGCAGGCGCACTGATTGGCGCCGCAGTTGGCGGTGGAGCCGGAGCGGTAATCGGCCGTCAAATGGATAAACAGGCAGAAGAAATCGAAACCGTTATGCCGGGAGCAGAAGTTGTGCGCAGCGAGGAAGGAATCCAATTAATATTAGATGAAAATGCCGATGTTCGTTTTGAATTTAACAGCTCTGATTTAACAAGTGCAGCTCAGACCAACCTCGACAAACTGGTTGATGTTTTCAACAAATATCCGGACACCGACATTTTGGTAATCGGGCATACCGACAGCGATGGAAGTGAAACTTATAATCAAACATTGTCGGAAAAAAGAGCGGCTTCGGTTCTTAGCTTTTTAACATCAAACGGTATAGCCAATTCTCGCCTAAGATCTGTCGGAATGGGTGAATCGGAGCCAAGGGCGTCAAACGATACAAAAGAAGGAAAGGCGCAAAACCGGAGAGTGGAGTTTACCATTACTGCAAATGAGGATATGATTAACGCTGCAAAAGAAGAAGCCGGAGAGAAATAA
- a CDS encoding cupin domain-containing protein: MKYTAHYFINKLQLLKHPEGGWFREIYRSEEVAEKVSLPDNFAGERNFSTSIYYLLEGNDFSAFHRIKSDEIWHFYAGTSAVEIRMLKDGKLIKQSVGNQLEAGDVFQFVVPKNTWFAARLLSAKGFALVGCTVSPGFYFGDFEMADEKLVTEFSDLAEEIRFLIKK, from the coding sequence ATGAAATATACAGCCCATTATTTTATAAATAAATTACAATTGCTAAAGCACCCTGAAGGTGGATGGTTTAGAGAAATTTACCGCTCAGAGGAAGTGGCTGAAAAAGTATCTTTACCTGATAATTTTGCTGGTGAACGAAACTTTTCCACATCCATCTATTATTTGCTTGAAGGGAATGATTTTTCAGCTTTTCACCGCATTAAATCTGACGAGATTTGGCATTTTTACGCCGGGACTTCGGCTGTTGAAATCCGGATGCTCAAAGATGGTAAACTCATTAAACAAAGTGTCGGGAACCAACTTGAAGCGGGGGACGTGTTTCAGTTTGTTGTTCCCAAAAATACATGGTTTGCAGCCCGGTTATTGAGTGCGAAAGGATTTGCCCTTGTGGGGTGTACGGTTTCCCCTGGTTTCTACTTTGGAGATTTTGAAATGGCTGATGAAAAACTGGTAACAGAATTCTCTGATCTGGCTGAAGAAATCAGGTTTTTGATCAAAAAATAA
- a CDS encoding SRPBCC domain-containing protein produces the protein MKNLKRYYILKAEPKDVYNALTNQRMLEIWTGEEAQMEPVPNSEFSLWEGSISGLNLEFEENKKIVQQWYFEGQEDKSIVTIKLHPDKKGTSAQLEHTNIPDEAFENISEGWDEDYFGALNELFI, from the coding sequence ATGAAAAATTTAAAACGTTATTATATCCTGAAAGCGGAGCCTAAGGATGTGTATAATGCGCTTACCAATCAAAGGATGTTGGAAATATGGACAGGCGAAGAAGCTCAAATGGAGCCTGTACCTAACAGTGAGTTTTCTCTTTGGGAAGGAAGCATTTCGGGATTAAACCTTGAGTTTGAAGAAAATAAAAAAATCGTTCAACAGTGGTATTTTGAAGGACAGGAAGATAAATCGATTGTAACCATTAAATTACATCCTGACAAAAAAGGGACAAGTGCGCAACTGGAACATACAAATATTCCGGATGAGGCATTTGAGAATATTTCTGAAGGCTGGGACGAAGACTATTTTGGTGCTTTAAATGAATTGTTTATCTGA
- a CDS encoding D-arabinono-1,4-lactone oxidase gives MKIKNWAGNVIVTPNSIEYPETETDIQKLVLKAANTRKKIRVIGSGHSFTELCQTAHFLLSLDKYQGLISVDKNSYKATVKAGTKLKLLGELLFKEGLAMQNLGDIDEQSIAGTISTGTHGTGISFGTISTQVIALKFINGKGEIVNCSSTQNTELFRAAQVSLGALGVITEVTLQCVPAYKLLLQNRKESLNDVLSTIEERKSENRNFEYYWFPYTNTTWTKSSNIAQDGEPDKDNLINYLLELLIENYSFKALCELARYFPSQNKIVSKIAAQSVPTLNKLNYSHRVYTTMRLVKFTEMEYSIPADAYGDVMKEIIKKVNSENFPIHFPIESRWVKADDIFMSPAYKRDSAYIACHVYHKKDHTKYFEAIESVFKSYGGRPHWGKVNRLDAKTAENIYPEFSRFNKIRKEQDPDGIFTNAYLKKILG, from the coding sequence ATGAAAATCAAAAACTGGGCTGGTAATGTAATTGTAACACCAAATTCAATTGAATATCCTGAAACAGAAACGGATATTCAAAAATTGGTATTAAAAGCTGCAAATACAAGAAAAAAAATCCGGGTAATCGGTTCCGGACATTCATTTACAGAATTATGCCAAACAGCGCATTTTTTATTAAGCCTTGACAAATACCAGGGTTTGATTTCTGTGGATAAAAACAGCTATAAGGCAACGGTGAAAGCAGGAACCAAACTAAAGTTACTGGGAGAGCTTCTGTTTAAGGAAGGGCTTGCTATGCAAAACCTGGGTGATATTGACGAGCAATCCATTGCAGGGACAATTAGCACCGGAACCCATGGCACAGGAATTTCTTTTGGTACCATAAGTACCCAGGTCATTGCACTAAAATTTATCAACGGAAAAGGTGAAATTGTAAACTGTTCTTCAACACAAAACACTGAACTGTTCAGGGCTGCACAGGTTTCACTTGGCGCTTTGGGAGTCATTACCGAAGTGACATTACAATGTGTACCGGCATACAAACTTTTGCTTCAAAACCGGAAAGAATCGCTTAACGATGTATTATCCACAATAGAAGAACGAAAAAGTGAGAATCGTAATTTCGAGTATTATTGGTTTCCATACACAAATACAACCTGGACAAAATCCTCCAATATTGCGCAAGATGGAGAACCGGACAAGGATAATCTTATCAATTATCTTTTAGAACTATTGATAGAAAATTATTCTTTTAAAGCGCTTTGTGAGTTAGCCAGATATTTTCCTTCACAAAATAAAATTGTATCTAAAATCGCAGCCCAGTCTGTTCCAACACTCAATAAATTGAACTATAGTCACAGGGTTTATACCACTATGAGACTGGTAAAATTTACTGAAATGGAATACAGTATTCCGGCCGATGCCTATGGGGATGTAATGAAGGAAATAATAAAAAAGGTAAATTCCGAAAATTTCCCGATTCATTTTCCAATTGAGAGCCGTTGGGTCAAAGCAGATGATATTTTTATGAGCCCGGCCTACAAACGTGATTCTGCTTACATCGCCTGTCATGTTTACCATAAAAAGGACCATACCAAATATTTTGAAGCGATAGAATCTGTCTTCAAATCTTATGGTGGCCGGCCACATTGGGGAAAGGTAAATCGTTTGGACGCTAAAACAGCTGAAAATATTTACCCTGAATTTTCCAGGTTTAATAAAATTCGCAAAGAACAGGATCCGGACGGAATATTTACGAATGCTTACCTAAAGAAAATTTTAGGTTGA
- a CDS encoding alanine racemase: protein MTNTEKYFKTINSALKNHQRAIPCLLVDLDKLDKNIKILKSDLNPDTTFRVVVKSLPSFELISYVMKKMNTHKLMVFHQPFLTDLSLKLDKKADILWGKPMPVKTVQYYYDNLPKQLKNFDPYRQIQWLADTESRIVQYIALAEKLGKRLRLNLEIDVGLHRGGFSDFKQLRRGLELLKIHTEKVEFSGFMGYDPHIVKIPSFIRSKKKSLEISIKFYKQCKSIVEEEFPELWNKTLTFNGAGSPTFNFHSKTVSPLNDIAAGSCLVMPTTFDIPSLKAYKPVCFIATPVLKKFSGTNLPGLEKFKPLLNFVYPGKRQSFFIYGGYWKADFYYPAKIRQNKIFGASSNQTMINASETSILEVDDFVFLRPQQSEFVFLQFGELLLIRNHKLSGRWTLLKNY from the coding sequence ATGACTAACACTGAAAAATATTTCAAAACCATAAACTCGGCTTTAAAAAATCACCAAAGAGCGATTCCATGCTTGCTGGTTGATCTTGACAAGCTGGATAAAAACATAAAAATATTAAAATCAGACTTAAACCCCGATACAACATTTCGGGTAGTGGTTAAATCGCTACCTTCCTTTGAACTGATTTCTTATGTGATGAAGAAAATGAATACCCATAAGCTCATGGTCTTTCATCAACCATTTTTAACCGACTTATCTCTGAAACTGGATAAAAAAGCGGATATCCTGTGGGGAAAACCCATGCCTGTAAAAACAGTGCAATATTATTATGATAATCTCCCCAAACAATTGAAAAATTTTGATCCTTACAGACAAATCCAATGGTTGGCAGACACTGAATCGCGAATTGTGCAGTATATTGCCTTGGCTGAAAAACTGGGCAAACGCCTTCGTTTAAACCTTGAAATCGATGTTGGTCTTCACAGAGGAGGTTTCAGCGATTTCAAACAATTAAGACGAGGATTGGAGTTATTAAAAATCCATACCGAAAAAGTAGAGTTTAGTGGTTTTATGGGTTACGACCCTCACATTGTTAAAATACCTTCATTTATTCGCTCAAAGAAAAAATCACTGGAAATAAGCATTAAATTTTATAAGCAGTGTAAATCAATCGTAGAAGAAGAGTTTCCGGAACTTTGGAACAAAACTTTAACATTCAACGGAGCAGGAAGTCCAACATTCAATTTTCACAGCAAAACAGTTTCACCTCTAAACGATATTGCTGCAGGTTCATGTTTGGTGATGCCAACTACATTTGATATCCCATCATTAAAAGCATACAAACCAGTTTGTTTTATAGCCACACCTGTACTCAAAAAGTTTAGCGGAACCAATTTACCTGGTTTGGAAAAATTTAAACCACTGCTAAATTTTGTATATCCCGGCAAGCGACAGTCGTTTTTTATTTACGGAGGCTATTGGAAAGCTGACTTTTACTATCCTGCAAAAATTCGTCAAAATAAAATTTTTGGTGCGTCGTCAAACCAAACGATGATAAATGCATCAGAGACAAGCATTTTAGAGGTTGATGACTTTGTATTTTTACGCCCTCAGCAAAGCGAATTTGTTTTTCTGCAATTTGGTGAATTGCTGCTAATCAGAAACCATAAATTAAGCGGCCGCTGGACTTTGCTCAAAAATTATTGA
- a CDS encoding DUF3052 domain-containing protein, giving the protein MKTAGYSGTPLAKKLGIKNGFKIKIVSAPNNYFSLFADLPTDIKEINDTEIKKNFIHFFVRSQLELESSIAQLKKELAQNGMLWISWPKKSAKTGSDLDGNIVRETGIKNGFVDIKVCAVSEIWSGLKFVIPRNKRK; this is encoded by the coding sequence ATGAAAACTGCAGGCTACTCAGGAACACCACTGGCTAAAAAGCTGGGCATCAAAAACGGATTCAAAATAAAAATTGTTAGTGCGCCAAACAATTATTTCTCATTGTTTGCTGATCTGCCAACCGATATCAAAGAAATAAACGATACAGAAATTAAAAAAAATTTTATCCATTTTTTTGTTCGCAGTCAGTTGGAGTTAGAAAGTAGCATCGCCCAATTAAAAAAAGAGTTGGCACAAAACGGAATGCTTTGGATTTCGTGGCCTAAAAAATCGGCAAAAACCGGAAGCGACCTTGACGGGAACATTGTTCGTGAAACCGGAATTAAAAACGGATTCGTTGATATAAAAGTATGTGCAGTTAGCGAAATATGGTCGGGGCTAAAATTTGTCATCCCCCGGAATAAACGAAAATAA
- a CDS encoding VOC family protein yields MRITELTLLTNNISETTHFYHKLLNFEIADKNTNEVSFKAGSTKLIFKKTDYDNPVYHFTFNIPNNKYEEAFKIIDNSIGVISSVEDGTRIFEFANWNAKSFYFYDNNNNILECIARFDLDNQINHPFKNTDIQSVSEIGINVDDVHTEGQKIINEYNLDYFQKQKPREDFAVIGDDNGLLILGLNNRIWFPTNQRGEKHYTKIKFEVNGKISEVEYP; encoded by the coding sequence ATGCGTATTACAGAACTCACCCTTTTAACCAACAATATTTCAGAAACAACACATTTTTATCATAAGCTGTTAAATTTTGAAATTGCAGATAAAAACACAAACGAAGTGTCGTTTAAAGCAGGAAGTACAAAATTAATTTTCAAAAAAACGGATTACGACAATCCTGTTTACCATTTTACATTTAACATTCCGAATAACAAATATGAGGAAGCTTTCAAAATCATTGATAATTCCATTGGTGTTATCTCCTCAGTTGAAGACGGAACAAGAATTTTTGAGTTCGCCAATTGGAATGCAAAATCTTTCTATTTTTATGATAACAACAACAATATTCTTGAATGTATTGCACGTTTTGATTTGGACAACCAGATTAATCACCCTTTTAAAAACACCGACATTCAATCCGTCAGTGAGATTGGTATTAATGTTGACGATGTTCATACTGAAGGGCAAAAAATTATAAATGAATATAATCTGGACTATTTTCAGAAACAAAAACCCAGGGAAGATTTTGCTGTTATTGGCGACGACAACGGACTATTAATACTGGGATTAAATAATCGTATATGGTTCCCAACAAACCAACGGGGCGAAAAACACTATACAAAAATTAAGTTTGAAGTTAACGGAAAGATTAGCGAAGTTGAGTATCCGTAA
- a CDS encoding GNAT family N-acetyltransferase yields the protein MEIQIQPALLNDLKQILQLQKDCYQSEAKIYDNFDIPPLTQSLKSLEEDFNRQTILKAELGGKLVASVRAFRENGTCFIGRLIVKEDFQNRGIGRKMMKAIEAVFSDCYRYELFTGFKSVKNLNLYHKLGYREFKRHKENEKLTIVFFEKIKR from the coding sequence ATGGAAATCCAAATTCAACCGGCATTACTAAACGATCTAAAACAAATTTTGCAGCTACAAAAAGACTGTTACCAAAGCGAAGCAAAAATTTATGACAATTTTGACATTCCTCCCCTCACCCAAAGTTTGAAATCACTTGAAGAAGACTTTAACAGGCAAACCATTTTAAAAGCCGAATTGGGAGGAAAACTAGTGGCATCGGTCCGTGCATTCCGGGAAAACGGAACCTGTTTTATTGGCCGCTTAATTGTAAAAGAGGATTTTCAAAATAGAGGAATTGGCAGAAAAATGATGAAAGCAATTGAAGCAGTATTTTCTGATTGTTACCGTTATGAACTTTTTACCGGTTTTAAAAGCGTAAAAAATCTGAATTTATACCACAAACTGGGGTACAGAGAATTTAAAAGGCACAAAGAAAATGAAAAACTTACCATTGTATTTTTTGAAAAAATAAAACGCTAA
- a CDS encoding Mut7-C ubiquitin/RNAse domain-containing protein → MLIQKDKSSKHWRANLDFREIALNLIHSFMKDVEANIVNDHAPVIRSSKFRFYEELNDFLPKERKKVSFVFSFTGTPSVKNVVEAIGVPHAEIDLILVNGESVPFEFLLKGNEKVSVYPVFETFDIFSVIRLRPEPLRKTQFVIDVNLGKLAKKLRLLGFDSLFRNNLEDDEIVEIAVNEKRIILTRDKGVLKHSKVTHGYWLRSDNPKIQLKEIIERFQLQSQFRPFSRCSNCNGSLRAIQKAEATGRVPQDTLQIFDSFWECTGCGNVYWEGSHFERINKWLERLKAK, encoded by the coding sequence GTGTTGATTCAGAAAGATAAAAGTAGTAAACATTGGCGGGCAAACCTTGATTTTCGTGAAATTGCTTTAAATTTAATCCATTCATTTATGAAGGACGTTGAGGCAAATATTGTTAATGATCATGCTCCTGTTATCCGATCTTCCAAATTTCGGTTTTACGAGGAACTCAATGATTTTTTGCCCAAAGAGCGGAAGAAAGTAAGCTTTGTTTTTTCATTTACAGGAACACCTTCTGTAAAAAATGTTGTGGAAGCGATTGGTGTTCCGCATGCTGAAATTGATTTGATTCTGGTGAATGGAGAATCGGTTCCATTTGAATTTTTGTTAAAAGGCAATGAAAAAGTTTCGGTTTACCCGGTTTTTGAAACATTTGATATTTTTTCTGTGATTCGACTCCGGCCGGAGCCGCTTCGAAAAACACAATTTGTTATAGATGTGAACCTTGGTAAGCTCGCAAAAAAGTTACGACTACTTGGTTTCGATTCTTTATTCAGAAATAATTTGGAAGATGATGAAATAGTTGAGATTGCTGTAAATGAGAAACGAATTATTTTAACTCGCGACAAAGGAGTGCTGAAACACAGTAAAGTTACTCATGGGTATTGGCTACGAAGCGACAATCCTAAAATTCAGCTAAAAGAAATAATCGAAAGGTTTCAACTTCAAAGTCAGTTTCGCCCTTTTTCGCGTTGTTCCAATTGCAACGGTAGTTTGCGGGCGATTCAAAAAGCTGAAGCTACAGGCAGAGTTCCTCAGGATACACTTCAAATATTCGATTCCTTCTGGGAGTGCACAGGATGTGGTAATGTTTACTGGGAAGGTTCACATTTCGAACGTATAAACAAATGGCTGGAAAGATTAAAAGCAAAATAG
- a CDS encoding SGNH/GDSL hydrolase family protein codes for MKKVFTVCILVFWGAFTIAQNSQLKILAIGDSNGEFDFGWVAQLQKIRLSDRIVNTAISGNTTGFDNLNRKELNTLRNVNSYLNKGDTELAGMDVILIMLGTNDCKAIFADSLKQVPLNMERLILKIKQHGVYRQYQPQIFIVSPPPFGPPEMLIAKYKGGAKRIKYLQKKFKKTARKENCIFIDIYSEIKDTFKNITSDGIHLTPEGQRQIAEIINLKVDKQMQKNGLFGGF; via the coding sequence ATGAAAAAAGTATTCACCGTTTGTATTCTTGTTTTTTGGGGAGCATTTACTATTGCTCAAAATTCTCAGTTAAAAATACTTGCCATCGGCGATTCCAACGGTGAATTTGATTTTGGCTGGGTGGCTCAGTTACAAAAAATCCGTTTAAGCGACAGGATTGTAAACACAGCCATTTCGGGGAATACAACTGGATTTGATAATTTGAACAGAAAGGAATTAAATACCCTTCGGAATGTAAATTCCTACCTGAACAAAGGAGATACTGAATTAGCTGGAATGGATGTTATTTTAATAATGCTTGGGACCAACGATTGCAAAGCGATATTTGCCGATAGTTTAAAACAAGTTCCTCTAAACATGGAAAGACTGATTTTAAAAATAAAACAACACGGTGTTTACAGGCAATACCAACCCCAAATTTTTATCGTTTCACCTCCGCCGTTCGGCCCGCCCGAAATGCTGATAGCAAAATATAAAGGTGGCGCCAAAAGAATTAAGTATTTACAGAAGAAATTCAAAAAAACTGCCCGCAAAGAAAATTGTATTTTTATAGATATCTATTCTGAAATAAAAGACACTTTCAAAAATATTACTTCCGACGGGATTCATTTAACTCCTGAAGGACAGCGGCAAATAGCTGAAATTATCAATTTAAAAGTTGACAAGCAGATGCAAAAGAATGGATTATTTGGCGGATTTTAA